A genomic stretch from Desulfohalobium retbaense DSM 5692 includes:
- a CDS encoding DMT family transporter codes for MLKNKPMYPEVSQDGLLLFVVVSWGMTFLFTKLGLPSFPVLNFAAMRTFAAAGTLTVCAGILLRHRPHSRLTRGDHVLALLLGGLGMGCFPYVFSLAMSQTSAANAGLIFGATPVAVGGMSALLGLERLRAKDWLGLSCSFAGIALVSVSSLSTVGIADLQGDMLMFLAMLMWAGYTVGNRFVSESASRVHFTALASLWGSTLLCLMLGPALFRFSWSTVTPSAWTGVFGAGVLGTGIAYVLWSSSVKKVGPARTAVYMNLVPLVAAVCGAVVLHEPLRLVHLPAAVAVMTGVVLTRGQSRKRSAEWSSRAEHV; via the coding sequence ATGTTGAAGAACAAACCGATGTATCCGGAGGTGAGCCAGGACGGACTGCTGCTGTTCGTTGTCGTGTCCTGGGGTATGACATTCCTGTTCACCAAACTGGGACTGCCCAGCTTTCCGGTGCTCAATTTCGCAGCCATGCGCACCTTTGCCGCGGCCGGAACGCTGACGGTCTGCGCCGGGATTCTGCTCCGGCACCGCCCCCACTCCAGGTTGACACGGGGGGACCATGTTCTGGCCCTGTTGCTCGGCGGTCTGGGCATGGGGTGTTTCCCGTATGTTTTTTCCCTGGCCATGAGCCAGACCAGCGCGGCCAACGCTGGATTGATCTTTGGGGCCACACCAGTGGCCGTCGGCGGCATGAGCGCTCTTTTGGGACTGGAGCGCTTGCGGGCGAAGGATTGGCTTGGGCTGTCGTGTTCGTTCGCTGGTATCGCCCTGGTCTCCGTAAGCTCCCTTTCTACTGTGGGCATTGCCGACCTGCAAGGGGATATGCTTATGTTCCTGGCCATGCTCATGTGGGCCGGTTATACGGTGGGCAATCGTTTTGTCTCCGAATCGGCCTCCCGGGTCCATTTCACTGCTCTGGCCTCCCTGTGGGGCAGTACCTTGTTGTGTTTGATGCTCGGTCCGGCATTGTTCAGATTTTCCTGGTCCACTGTCACCCCTTCCGCGTGGACCGGCGTCTTTGGTGCCGGGGTTCTGGGCACAGGCATCGCTTACGTGTTGTGGAGTTCGAGCGTCAAAAAAGTCGGACCGGCCCGAACGGCAGTGTATATGAATCTCGTGCCGCTGGTCGCGGCCGTATGCGGGGCCGTTGTCCTGCACGAGCCGTTGCGGCTGGTCCATCTGCCGGCGGCAGTGGCGGTCATGACCGGCGTGGTCCTGACCCGGGGGCAATCGCGGAAACGGAGCGCGGAATGGAGTTCCAGAGCCGAACACGTCTGA
- a CDS encoding LysR substrate-binding domain-containing protein: MLDKDIDSQLLRAFVTVAELGSFTRAATKLYRTQSAVSMQVRRLEQQLGKKLLARSSRQVTLTSLGEMVLPYARRILRIQEAMLNEVGQEQISGKVRLGMPDDYAAYFLPQVLSHFGLLYPNIQMEIFCELSRNLEPMVHSGEIDLAVVTRHPENASGRFVRREQLVWVEDAQAFAHEQQPLPLALFPEGYCAFRLQALKALENAGTPWRIICESRGLAGIRATVSAGLAVTVVTRNTLSPTMRIIGPEQGLPDLPEIEIGLLTPGWGEDEATDVLASHILESLRHEGNGTATPEVEPLSNEPSAPRGM, translated from the coding sequence TTGCTAGATAAGGATATTGACAGCCAACTCCTGCGCGCGTTTGTGACCGTGGCCGAACTCGGTAGTTTTACCCGGGCCGCGACGAAGCTCTATCGGACCCAATCAGCGGTGAGCATGCAGGTCCGCCGGCTGGAGCAGCAACTCGGCAAGAAACTGCTGGCCCGTTCCAGCCGGCAGGTGACTTTAACCAGCCTGGGGGAAATGGTCCTGCCGTATGCGCGGCGCATCCTGCGCATCCAGGAGGCCATGCTCAACGAAGTCGGACAGGAGCAGATCTCAGGCAAGGTCCGTCTGGGCATGCCCGACGATTACGCGGCGTATTTCCTGCCCCAGGTCCTGTCCCACTTCGGGTTATTGTACCCGAATATCCAAATGGAGATTTTCTGCGAACTCAGCCGGAATCTGGAACCGATGGTCCATTCCGGAGAAATCGACCTGGCCGTGGTCACCCGGCACCCGGAGAACGCCAGCGGACGCTTCGTCCGTCGTGAACAACTCGTCTGGGTCGAAGACGCCCAAGCCTTTGCCCACGAGCAGCAGCCACTGCCCCTGGCCCTCTTTCCCGAAGGATATTGCGCCTTCCGGCTCCAGGCCCTCAAGGCCCTGGAAAACGCGGGCACCCCGTGGCGCATCATTTGCGAAAGCCGCGGTTTGGCCGGGATTCGGGCCACGGTCAGCGCCGGTCTGGCCGTGACCGTCGTGACCCGGAACACCTTGTCGCCGACCATGCGCATCATCGGTCCGGAACAGGGATTGCCGGATCTGCCCGAAATCGAAATCGGGTTGCTCACACCGGGGTGGGGCGAGGACGAGGCAACAGATGTCCTGGCCTCGCACATTCTCGAAAGTCTGCGCCACGAAGGGAATGGCACGGCCACCCCAGAGGTCGAACCGCTCTCCAACGAACCCAGCGCCCCGCGGGGTATGTAG
- a CDS encoding OmpA family protein, protein MRRTSFSIVCVLALALVLAGCATAPNQQQRGTAIGTAAGAGVGAILGQAIGKDTKGTLIGAGIGAVLGGIAGNRVGAYMDRQEQELRNALAQERAASVRREQDILRATFDSNVLFDFDSARVKPGGVSELNRAASVFNRYPQTRIRVEGHTDASGSEEYNMDLSRRRAQAVKDVLVQQGVDPRRVSTVGYGETQPVSSDPAANRRVEVVIEPIVANSNSGSSSGSTY, encoded by the coding sequence ATGCGGCGAACGAGTTTCAGCATTGTTTGTGTTCTGGCTTTGGCCTTGGTCCTGGCCGGTTGCGCTACTGCACCGAATCAACAGCAACGCGGTACGGCCATCGGCACTGCTGCCGGTGCCGGGGTCGGAGCTATTCTGGGGCAAGCGATCGGCAAGGACACCAAAGGGACCTTGATCGGAGCCGGTATCGGCGCCGTGCTCGGCGGGATTGCCGGGAACCGGGTCGGCGCCTATATGGACCGCCAGGAACAGGAATTGCGCAACGCCCTGGCCCAGGAACGCGCCGCCAGCGTGCGCCGGGAACAGGATATCCTGCGGGCGACCTTTGACAGCAATGTCCTGTTTGATTTCGACTCTGCCAGGGTCAAACCCGGCGGTGTGAGTGAACTCAATCGGGCTGCCTCGGTGTTCAACCGGTATCCCCAGACCCGTATCCGCGTTGAAGGCCATACCGACGCCAGCGGTTCGGAAGAGTACAATATGGATCTTTCTCGGCGACGGGCTCAAGCGGTCAAGGATGTCCTGGTCCAGCAGGGCGTTGATCCCCGCCGGGTTTCCACTGTCGGGTACGGCGAGACCCAGCCCGTGTCCTCGGATCCGGCAGCAAACCGCAGAGTGGAAGTCGTGATCGAGCCGATTGTGGCCAACTCCAACTCCGGTTCATCCTCTGGCTCAACATATTGA
- a CDS encoding NAD(P)/FAD-dependent oxidoreductase has protein sequence MSNVPQGAILQRDKTTYAIKPRTPLGVLTPEILEAVARVARRFNVQTVKMTSGQRLILIGLRAEDFPAVQEELGELGTICVHYVQACPGVETCMYGVQDSMGLGARLEALVGPMALPAKVKIGVSGCPFSCGESHVRDIGLVGRKKGWTVLFGGNAAWKPRFGDPVATDLSDEQAVACVQACLRVYAEQARKKERTARFIERLGLDHLRHELDFSVSEGYQ, from the coding sequence ATGAGTAACGTGCCTCAAGGGGCTATTCTTCAGCGTGACAAAACCACTTATGCCATCAAACCGCGCACCCCACTGGGAGTCCTGACCCCGGAAATCCTGGAGGCAGTGGCTCGAGTGGCGCGCCGTTTCAATGTGCAGACTGTGAAAATGACCTCGGGTCAGCGCTTGATCCTCATCGGGTTGCGGGCCGAAGATTTTCCGGCCGTGCAGGAGGAATTGGGTGAATTGGGCACCATCTGCGTCCATTACGTCCAGGCCTGTCCCGGGGTGGAAACCTGCATGTACGGAGTTCAGGACTCGATGGGGCTCGGGGCCCGCCTGGAAGCGCTCGTTGGCCCTATGGCATTGCCGGCCAAGGTCAAGATCGGGGTTTCAGGGTGTCCGTTCTCCTGTGGCGAGAGCCATGTCCGTGATATCGGCCTTGTGGGTCGGAAAAAGGGTTGGACTGTGCTTTTCGGAGGCAATGCTGCCTGGAAACCGCGTTTTGGGGACCCGGTGGCCACGGATTTGTCCGATGAGCAGGCTGTTGCCTGTGTCCAGGCCTGTCTGCGTGTCTACGCCGAGCAAGCGAGGAAAAAGGAGCGCACGGCCCGCTTCATTGAACGGCTCGGACTGGACCACCTGCGTCACGAGCTTGATTTCTCTGTCTCGGAAGGCTATCAATAA
- a CDS encoding 4Fe-4S binding protein, with protein MRPAVMRRSLGVLVCLLLAAHSLRLGDFGLSGAWLGLGGLVLTRQAWVRWVVAAACLWGVWIWGTTTVELVQFRLALGAPWARLAGILGTVFTVTAATGWLFVHSSAERISPRHRSQQGPLAAIFLLTVVLLALARRSTPFPILLADRFWPGSGWLEILVLGLYAVWAGTKFLDPEQRLQWRPRLWGFFSVVFFAQLALGLAGLEQFLMSGDLHLPVPALIAAGPVYRGGGLFMPVLFTVTVLLVGPAWCSHLCYIGAWDDGLSRSGGKRPAAPPRWTLWLRLILLFVVVATAWGLRALGLEPRLAVAMAGGFGLAGVAVMLVGSRRQGMMVHCTTFCPIGIVANILSRLSPWRLRIGSGCSRCGRCQRVCRYNALDTEDFERGRPGLACTLCGDCLAACPEGQLRLDFPGLSAGAAHQAFVVLIVALHAVFLGVARI; from the coding sequence ATGCGCCCAGCCGTGATGCGCCGCAGTCTGGGGGTGCTGGTCTGCCTGCTGCTGGCTGCCCACAGTCTTCGCCTCGGCGATTTTGGCCTGAGCGGGGCCTGGCTCGGTCTGGGCGGGCTTGTCCTGACCCGTCAGGCGTGGGTGCGTTGGGTTGTAGCAGCGGCCTGTCTCTGGGGTGTCTGGATCTGGGGCACGACCACAGTGGAGCTGGTGCAGTTCCGACTGGCCCTTGGGGCGCCGTGGGCCCGGCTGGCCGGGATTCTCGGCACCGTGTTTACGGTGACTGCGGCAACGGGATGGCTCTTTGTCCATTCCAGCGCTGAACGGATCTCCCCCCGCCATCGCTCCCAGCAAGGCCCCCTGGCTGCGATCTTTCTGCTCACTGTGGTCTTGCTCGCCCTGGCTCGGCGCAGCACGCCGTTTCCCATACTATTGGCGGACCGGTTCTGGCCCGGCTCGGGGTGGCTGGAAATCCTGGTGCTTGGGCTCTATGCGGTTTGGGCCGGGACCAAATTTCTCGATCCCGAACAGCGGCTCCAGTGGCGGCCACGGCTTTGGGGCTTTTTTTCTGTGGTTTTTTTCGCCCAACTCGCTTTGGGACTCGCTGGCCTGGAACAGTTTCTTATGAGCGGAGACCTCCATCTTCCCGTCCCGGCGCTTATCGCTGCGGGCCCAGTCTATCGCGGCGGTGGACTCTTCATGCCTGTTTTGTTTACCGTCACCGTGCTGCTCGTCGGGCCGGCCTGGTGCAGTCATTTGTGCTATATCGGCGCTTGGGACGACGGCTTGAGCCGGAGTGGTGGCAAACGCCCCGCTGCCCCGCCGCGCTGGACCCTTTGGCTTCGGCTGATACTGCTGTTTGTTGTCGTGGCCACGGCCTGGGGGTTGCGTGCGCTTGGCCTGGAACCGCGCTTGGCGGTGGCGATGGCTGGTGGATTCGGGCTTGCCGGCGTCGCAGTCATGCTTGTAGGTTCGCGGCGCCAGGGCATGATGGTCCATTGCACGACCTTTTGCCCCATCGGCATTGTGGCCAATATCCTCTCCCGCCTGAGTCCGTGGCGACTCAGGATCGGTAGCGGCTGCAGCCGGTGCGGGCGGTGCCAGCGCGTCTGCCGCTATAATGCCCTGGATACCGAAGATTTTGAGCGGGGACGTCCCGGGCTGGCCTGCACCCTGTGCGGTGATTGCCTTGCCGCCTGCCCGGAGGGACAACTCCGGTTGGACTTCCCGGGATTGTCTGCGGGCGCCGCGCACCAAGCCTTCGTGGTCTTGATCGTGGCCCTGCACGCCGTGTTTCTCGGTGTGGCCCGGATATGA
- a CDS encoding 4Fe-4S dicluster domain-containing protein produces MQDSTTEINICRGVRGGGCPRTLIDSPGIADRMAGAVQATPWPGVCQPAGGSPAKAHDRLRISVAGCPNGCSRPPIADIGFIRAVRPRCQRTSCTLCGNCLAACREGALHFDLAGVCIDPLTCMQCGACQRVCTERALEGYLSGWRVMIGGRLGRHPELALELPGLFSNQQALDLLSATAAWWAEHWSPRTRLGAKRAALAATLVAQGHVALFHPGPGSLSEEICAQP; encoded by the coding sequence ATGCAGGATTCCACGACTGAAATCAATATCTGCCGGGGGGTTCGCGGTGGCGGGTGTCCGCGGACCCTTATCGATTCCCCGGGGATTGCGGACAGGATGGCCGGAGCGGTCCAGGCCACACCCTGGCCCGGGGTCTGTCAGCCAGCCGGCGGCAGCCCTGCCAAGGCCCACGACAGATTGCGCATCAGCGTGGCTGGGTGTCCCAATGGGTGTTCTCGCCCTCCCATCGCTGATATCGGCTTTATCCGGGCGGTGCGCCCCAGGTGTCAAAGGACAAGCTGTACCTTGTGTGGCAACTGTCTGGCCGCCTGCCGCGAAGGGGCTCTGCATTTCGATCTGGCGGGCGTGTGTATCGACCCCTTGACCTGCATGCAATGCGGGGCTTGCCAGCGAGTCTGTACGGAAAGGGCCCTTGAGGGATACCTGTCGGGATGGCGGGTCATGATTGGGGGACGGTTGGGGCGTCATCCCGAGTTGGCGCTGGAACTTCCCGGACTCTTTTCCAATCAGCAGGCCCTGGACCTTCTCTCGGCCACGGCGGCGTGGTGGGCCGAACACTGGTCTCCCCGGACCCGATTGGGTGCCAAACGCGCCGCCCTGGCTGCAACACTGGTCGCTCAAGGGCATGTAGCTCTTTTCCATCCCGGTCCGGGGTCGTTGTCGGAGGAGATATGCGCCCAGCCGTGA
- a CDS encoding Crp/Fnr family transcriptional regulator, whose product METTQTLRQAPLFTGLTDEQLERLQGISQRLSFERGQTIFSEGTEAAGFYVVLSGRIKIFKLSLEGKAQILHIFGRGEPVGEVPVFAGQTFPANGEALEKAEVAFFPRRKLLELYTSDPSLAMNMLAVLSQRLREFTRLIENLSLKEIPQRLAAYLVERQHQLPETSDVTLDVSKGVLAKILGTSQETLSRILNKLSEAGIIQVKGRRISILDPDQLEEVAEGEIRL is encoded by the coding sequence ATGGAAACAACCCAGACATTGCGCCAGGCACCGCTTTTCACCGGCCTGACCGACGAGCAGCTGGAACGGTTGCAGGGCATCAGCCAACGCCTCAGTTTTGAACGCGGCCAGACCATTTTTTCCGAAGGAACGGAAGCCGCCGGGTTCTACGTCGTCTTGTCCGGACGGATCAAGATCTTCAAACTCTCTCTGGAAGGCAAGGCACAGATCCTGCACATCTTCGGTCGGGGCGAACCGGTCGGCGAAGTGCCCGTCTTTGCCGGACAGACTTTTCCAGCCAACGGCGAAGCCCTGGAGAAGGCCGAAGTGGCCTTTTTCCCGCGCAGGAAGCTGCTCGAGCTCTACACCTCTGATCCCTCGCTGGCCATGAATATGCTTGCGGTTCTGAGCCAGCGGCTGCGCGAGTTCACCAGGTTGATCGAAAACCTGTCCCTCAAGGAAATCCCTCAACGGCTGGCCGCCTATCTCGTCGAGCGCCAGCATCAGCTCCCGGAGACAAGCGACGTGACCCTGGACGTCTCCAAAGGGGTTCTGGCCAAGATCCTCGGGACCTCCCAGGAGACCTTGTCCCGAATTTTAAACAAGCTGAGCGAGGCCGGCATCATCCAGGTCAAAGGACGCCGGATCAGCATTCTGGACCCCGATCAACTCGAAGAGGTCGCCGAGGGGGAGATCCGGCTCTAA
- a CDS encoding ATP-binding protein has protein sequence MKTTRKIIHIDEDLCDGCGQCVPSCEEGAIQIVNGKAKLVADKYCDGLGNCLGECPQGAITMIEREADPFDEKAVEELLAAQGRAVQQPSSGGCPSRQLHSFSPCQQANAPTTQSGSSLSHWPVQIRLVPAHAPFLDQADLLVTADCAPVACGEYHSLLQGKVALLGCPKFDNAEEYIAKFVEIFTKADIRSVTVLHMEVPCCSGLPKIVAEARRRTGVEVPVENVLVSTRGEILSREPLPGQELVMAQ, from the coding sequence ATGAAGACCACCAGAAAAATCATCCATATCGACGAAGACCTTTGCGACGGCTGCGGCCAGTGTGTGCCCTCCTGTGAGGAAGGGGCCATCCAGATCGTCAATGGCAAGGCCAAACTGGTCGCGGACAAGTATTGCGATGGCCTCGGCAATTGCCTGGGCGAATGCCCTCAGGGGGCGATTACCATGATCGAACGTGAAGCCGACCCCTTTGATGAAAAGGCTGTGGAGGAACTCCTCGCCGCGCAGGGGCGTGCTGTCCAGCAGCCCTCCTCCGGCGGTTGCCCCTCTCGCCAGCTGCATTCCTTTTCGCCGTGTCAGCAGGCAAATGCGCCGACCACGCAGAGTGGTTCCAGTTTGTCGCACTGGCCGGTGCAGATCCGGTTGGTCCCCGCGCATGCGCCGTTTCTGGACCAAGCCGATCTCCTGGTCACCGCCGATTGCGCCCCTGTGGCCTGCGGAGAGTACCATTCCTTGCTGCAAGGCAAAGTGGCCTTGCTCGGCTGCCCCAAGTTCGACAATGCCGAAGAATATATCGCGAAGTTTGTCGAGATTTTCACCAAGGCCGATATCCGTTCGGTGACCGTGCTGCATATGGAAGTGCCCTGCTGTTCGGGCCTGCCGAAAATCGTGGCCGAGGCGCGCCGAAGAACCGGCGTGGAGGTGCCTGTGGAAAATGTGCTCGTCTCCACCCGCGGGGAAATCCTCTCCCGTGAGCCGCTGCCGGGTCAGGAACTGGTCATGGCCCAATAG
- a CDS encoding NAD(P)/FAD-dependent oxidoreductase translates to MTPNAHHFDVIIVGGGPAGLFAAYYLAEHSDKKVLLLEKGKDPRKRYCPITAEQECLRCQPCNILSGVGGAGLFSDGKLNFIHKLGKTDLTQFISKPKAQRLIDETESIFNTFGMDGPVFPTDMDTAREIRKQARKDGIELLLIKQKHLGSDCLPGHIAGMHDYVEQKGVRIHCNESVEEVLVDNNRIQGVRTSKGNYTAESVILAPGRVGAEWMGKIAQGLDIPLSQRGIEVGVRVEVHNEIMQDLTDVIYDPTFFIQTSKYDDQTRTFCTNKGGFVSLENYQDFVCVNGHAYLDKKSENTNFAFLSKVVLTEPVTDNQAYGVSIGKLASLIGGGRPILQRFGDLKRGRRSTWHRIRKGYIEPTLKNVVCGDIAMALPERILTNLVEGLEKLNHVVPGVANEETLLYAPEIKFFATQVQTNSRLETKVRGLYVAGDGPGVAGNIVSASATGLMPAKAILGHEI, encoded by the coding sequence ATGACCCCCAATGCACACCATTTTGACGTTATTATTGTCGGTGGCGGACCGGCTGGTCTGTTTGCCGCCTATTATCTGGCCGAACATTCGGACAAGAAGGTCCTGCTGCTGGAAAAGGGAAAAGACCCGCGCAAGCGGTATTGCCCGATCACTGCGGAGCAGGAATGTCTGCGCTGCCAACCGTGCAACATCCTTTCCGGTGTCGGTGGCGCCGGGCTGTTTTCCGACGGCAAGCTCAATTTCATCCACAAATTGGGCAAGACCGACCTGACCCAATTCATCTCCAAGCCAAAGGCCCAGCGGCTGATCGACGAAACAGAGTCGATTTTCAACACCTTTGGCATGGACGGGCCGGTCTTTCCCACTGATATGGACACAGCCCGGGAAATCCGCAAACAGGCCCGCAAAGACGGCATCGAACTTTTGCTGATCAAGCAAAAACACCTTGGCAGCGATTGCCTCCCCGGCCATATCGCCGGCATGCACGATTATGTGGAACAAAAAGGGGTGCGCATCCACTGCAACGAATCCGTGGAAGAAGTGCTGGTGGACAACAACCGTATTCAAGGCGTGCGCACCAGCAAAGGGAACTATACTGCCGAGTCCGTGATCCTCGCTCCGGGACGCGTCGGCGCAGAGTGGATGGGCAAAATCGCCCAGGGTTTGGATATTCCGCTCAGTCAGCGGGGAATCGAGGTCGGGGTCCGGGTCGAGGTCCACAACGAGATCATGCAGGACCTGACCGATGTCATCTACGACCCGACCTTTTTCATCCAGACCAGCAAATACGACGATCAGACCCGGACCTTTTGCACCAACAAGGGCGGCTTCGTCTCCCTGGAAAACTATCAGGACTTCGTCTGCGTCAACGGGCACGCCTACCTGGACAAAAAATCCGAAAATACCAATTTCGCCTTCCTGTCCAAAGTCGTGCTCACTGAACCGGTCACGGACAACCAGGCCTACGGAGTCTCCATTGGCAAGCTGGCCTCGCTTATCGGGGGCGGCCGTCCGATCCTGCAACGCTTCGGCGACCTCAAACGGGGACGCCGTTCCACTTGGCACCGTATCCGCAAGGGATATATCGAGCCGACCCTGAAAAATGTGGTCTGCGGCGATATCGCTATGGCCTTGCCGGAACGGATTTTGACCAATCTCGTGGAGGGATTGGAAAAACTCAACCACGTCGTTCCCGGCGTCGCCAATGAAGAAACCTTGCTGTACGCCCCGGAAATCAAGTTTTTCGCCACCCAGGTCCAGACCAACAGCCGCCTGGAAACCAAAGTGCGCGGCCTCTACGTCGCAGGCGACGGTCCCGGTGTGGCCGGAAATATCGTCTCCGCCTCGGCGACAGGCTTGATGCCGGCCAAAGCTATCTTGGGACACGAGATCTAG
- a CDS encoding acylphosphatase: MPQSLHCVLSGKVQMVGFRTWAQDHARSLGLGGWVRNLHDGRVEILAQGEMEQLENFRNRILQGPSLGRVDKVECDWIDYDKSFDKFELRR, translated from the coding sequence ATGCCACAGAGTCTGCATTGTGTACTGAGTGGAAAAGTTCAGATGGTCGGTTTTCGCACCTGGGCCCAGGACCATGCTCGAAGCCTGGGACTCGGTGGTTGGGTCCGCAATCTGCACGATGGGCGGGTGGAGATCCTGGCCCAGGGTGAAATGGAACAATTGGAGAATTTCAGAAATCGCATCCTGCAGGGGCCCTCATTGGGGCGGGTCGATAAGGTGGAATGCGATTGGATAGATTACGATAAATCCTTTGACAAATTTGAACTGCGTCGCTGA
- a CDS encoding flavodoxin family protein, whose product MADILGISGSPRRGGNSDALVQTILAGAAETGTSTKAFALRDIQFSSCVGCERCRKDKACTRFIDGMNVVYPEFEAARGLVLVSPAHNYNITALMKAFIDRLYCYYDFTDDRPRVFSSRLAGQGRQAVVVGIGEQPEHENAMGITIEMQTKPLEALGYGIVDTLTVYSVFDAGGVKRLEETMAAAHRMGRSLAEHLP is encoded by the coding sequence ATGGCCGACATCCTCGGTATCAGCGGGAGTCCCCGTCGCGGTGGCAACAGCGACGCCCTGGTCCAGACCATCCTCGCCGGCGCGGCAGAGACCGGCACCTCGACCAAAGCCTTCGCTTTGCGCGATATCCAGTTTTCCTCCTGCGTCGGCTGTGAGCGGTGCCGTAAAGACAAGGCCTGCACCCGGTTCATAGACGGCATGAATGTCGTCTATCCCGAGTTCGAGGCGGCCAGAGGACTGGTTCTGGTTTCCCCTGCCCACAACTACAATATCACCGCCTTGATGAAGGCCTTTATCGATCGCCTGTACTGTTATTACGACTTCACCGACGACCGGCCCCGGGTCTTCTCCAGCCGCCTTGCCGGGCAAGGGCGCCAGGCGGTGGTCGTTGGCATCGGCGAGCAGCCGGAACATGAAAACGCGATGGGCATAACCATCGAAATGCAGACCAAGCCGCTGGAGGCCCTGGGCTATGGTATTGTCGACACGCTGACCGTGTATTCCGTGTTCGACGCTGGTGGCGTGAAACGACTCGAGGAGACGATGGCCGCGGCCCACCGCATGGGCCGGAGTCTTGCAGAACACCTGCCATAA
- a CDS encoding deoxyribonuclease IV has protein sequence MQYLGAHMSIAGNLCNAFEHIRAVQGTALQIFTRNQRQWKIPPLSSQEVADFLAAWEDWGEYPVVAHDSYLINLAGNKDEAVQKSIHAFTEELRRIEALSISGLVTHPGSHLGDGPEKGLQRYVDRLDRCFAESETSRGMVLLETTAGQGTNLGARFEELAWIIEHSQYPERLGVCLDTCHVFAAGYELRTEEGYQQTRDQFERILGLDRLQCVHCNDSKGELGSRKDRHEHIGRGTIGSQGFANVVNDPALAQIPFILETPKSKDLHEDVANMQALWDLVRH, from the coding sequence ATGCAATATCTCGGGGCCCATATGTCCATTGCCGGCAATCTCTGTAACGCCTTCGAGCACATCCGGGCTGTTCAGGGGACAGCGCTGCAGATTTTTACCCGCAACCAGCGCCAATGGAAAATCCCGCCGCTCAGCAGCCAGGAAGTCGCCGATTTTCTGGCTGCCTGGGAGGATTGGGGAGAGTATCCTGTGGTCGCTCACGACTCCTATCTCATCAATCTGGCCGGGAACAAAGACGAGGCGGTCCAGAAGTCCATTCACGCCTTTACCGAAGAGTTGCGGCGGATTGAGGCCCTGTCCATATCAGGTCTGGTCACCCATCCCGGTTCGCATCTTGGCGACGGTCCGGAAAAGGGGTTGCAACGCTACGTGGACCGTTTGGACCGTTGTTTTGCAGAATCGGAAACCAGCCGGGGCATGGTCCTGCTGGAAACCACGGCCGGACAAGGCACCAACCTCGGCGCCCGCTTCGAGGAACTGGCCTGGATCATCGAGCATTCCCAGTATCCTGAGCGCCTCGGCGTTTGCCTTGACACCTGCCACGTCTTTGCCGCCGGCTACGAATTGCGCACTGAAGAAGGCTACCAGCAGACCCGGGACCAATTCGAACGCATCCTCGGACTCGACCGCTTGCAGTGCGTTCATTGTAACGATTCCAAGGGGGAACTCGGGAGCCGGAAAGATCGCCACGAGCATATCGGCCGGGGAACGATCGGTTCCCAGGGATTCGCCAACGTGGTCAATGATCCCGCGTTGGCACAGATTCCGTTTATCCTGGAAACCCCGAAGAGCAAGGACCTGCACGAGGATGTGGCCAATATGCAGGCCCTATGGGATCTGGTTCGTCACTGA